The sequence below is a genomic window from Ipomoea triloba cultivar NCNSP0323 chromosome 10, ASM357664v1.
AAACcaattttttaagtttaatttgttttgatcattttttttttgtcttgtttGGAACAGCAATTGAGTCGTACAAGCAGCAGTTGTCGGGGACGACGACGGAGTATAACCTCAACGGCCAATCGGAGTGTTCGGAGCAGACCACTAGCGCCGCTCCGGTTTTGGAACAATTTATTCCGATGAAGAGCGCCCAGGAAGACGACGAGGAAGATTACGAGGAACAATCTCATAAATCCGATAACGATAACGATGATGATCACGGTgattatgttaataataattcgGAGAAATCGGACTGGCTTAGATCTGTTCAGCTTTGGAACCAATTCCCAGATCCAACTCCTAATAAagaggtaattaattaatttgtagttttaatttttctcaaaactttttttattcaattatcACATATAATTTAATTGGATTTTGTTTATTGGGATTACAGGAATCGCCGGCGCCGGAGGAGGTGAAGAGAAACGGGAGTGGCGGAGCGTTCCAACCattcaagaaagaaaaaagcgGTGCTGCCGCGGCGGCGCAACCGCCAACGGCGGCCAGCTCAACCGCTGAGACGGGCAGAAGTCAGAAAGAAGATAAGGAAAGTCAGTCTCAAAGAAAGCAAAGGCGGTGCTGGTCGCCGGAATTGCATAGGCGCTTCTTGCAAGCCCTCCAACAGCTTGGCGGCTCACacggtatataatataataaatttaattttataattttaattaacaaatattttttatttcttcttctaattCCCAACCTAAGGGCTGGGCCAGGCCTGACCTAATAGAGTACATGAGACGAAGTAAATTGAATTATAGGTAACTCTAACTCCATGATTTAACAGTCATGGTTAAATGTCTATACTTACAAGATATATGTTCACTTTGAGTGTAATCTCATGCTGTTGCGGTCAAGTTTCAaatcttatttatttagataattttttatttatgataaattactaatcctttgatttaatataatgatTGTGCACGGCAGCGGCTACTCCTAAACAAATTAGAGAACTGATGAAGGTTGATGGACTTACAAATGATGAAGTTAAAAGCCATTTACAGGTGTGTTTGCAAAATTATATTCTAGATTTctcttttacttttaatttaatttttgttggtgtgatatatattttgtttggtAGAAATCCTAACTCACCCACTAAATTGGATTATCTTGAATAGGAGGAATATCCGAATATGAGTACAATCTAGAAAGATTCTTTTTTCCCAATAATTCATTGCCAAATTGGTccatttatatatgtgtatacagaGATGGAATATGAAAGTAGTCACGTACCAAATAAATTTCTTGAAAACATATACTATAAGGGAATATTTCTCCTCTAAAAAAGATGAATCTCCAACCCTAAAGGTCTCACACCTGATTCCACCCGATGGTGTGCACAAGGGATCACTGTAATTCAGGTCCACAATGAATTTGTTTACTTTGGACACAATTTTCACCCTTTGTCAAATGTTaaagtctcttttttttttttcaaatattaccTATTGAACCAGTTAATTTTAAGTGTGACAATTTTTTACTAATCTGTACGGGCAAATAGGACGTTATTTAGGACTTTTGTCTTTCATTTTCATGAAATTCAATATTTAGGCTGTGTTGTTACAGAAATATCGGTTGCATACAAGAAGGCCAAGTCCATCGAATCGCAATAACGGCATCCAACAACAAGCAGCCCCACAGTTCGTGGTGGTGGGTGGGATATGGGTGCCTCCGGCGGAATACGCCGCCATGGCTGCGGCGCCGGCACCGGCGGCATCAAAGGAAGCTACCACCTCTAACGGAATATATGCACCCGTGGCATCCTTACCACACTCCTCCGCCTTCCAAGATCCATCAGCGTCGAACAGAAGATCGTGCGGCTCCCATGAAAGGGGCAGCCAAAGCAACTCCCCGGCCACCTCCTCCTCGACCCACACCACCACGGCGTCACCACCATACTAACTCCCAACATTTTTCTTTCGAGTCACTCTTCGTAAGGCTGTCTCGCTAATTCTTCTTCGTAACATGAGTTGGATCgagattgaaaatataatatttatattgaaatcttaatactaattaggaataaagtgtcCTTTACATATAtagaaaagtgtaatattttgagaaaagattaaaaagtattacattttcctttataagtaataaatactttattcctaattagtattatattttttaatataagtattatattttcatcttgacctgATTTGTTGTATGGACAAGGATCCGTAAGAtggtctcatacaagtttttaactttttcatCTTTTGGTGTGTGATGAGATAGAGGGGTAGATATTTTTGTAACCAAGTCGTATTGTGTTAGTTGTAATATTTTTGTTCTAGTATTATAGAAATTATAGAGGAAATTATTGTTGTGTTTAGTTTaaacatgggaatcagaattaTAATGGactcaaatacttggtaataatGAGTTTTAGATTAATGAACCACTTTGTTTGGTAGTAATTAGGACTTTgtatcaaaacaaataaatcaataaaataaatatataaaaatgtattcaCATATACATTAAATTCCATATTTAATGCATGGACCGtgacttttttattttcattttttcctttatttcttattatattcTTCAAAAGTAGAAGAGTAAGAGGTAATGAATTttacggggcgtttggttggagagaagaAATTATGTTTGTAATTCCATGAGAAAAAGAATAACGTGGAGataaagtgagagtttaaattgcaatgtttggtttgcaggaataaaaaaatttcgatgtttggtatacatgtgAATTGaaaggaataagtagtataaagtctaaaatgcacattgttgttattgttgttgttatttttactattattaatgttattattattattattaattatattatatgacaAGTATCTCTTGGacccatttgcatattcaaacactcaaaaaatataacatattaaattcaaaattgtgTTCTTCAAAATGTAGGCAAATATGCTATATacacatcaaatttaaatacttgagagttttgagaaaacataattgattaAGGTTGGCCTAGAATGATTATTTCTTAAGAACGACATTCTCTGTTGACAgtagtcgaagaataatacacacTATCATCTAGAAGGAAGGTGAGAcataattttaggttaaaaatggagggataattttgtcttatgactctctttttttcttcctaaaatccatgaaATTTTTACAGGGGGGCTatgagattctaattccataaaaatgagggaattgcaattccacgaaattacaattccctccaaccaaactaGGAATGTAGTTGCCTTTTGAATTAGGTGAGAATTAAGAGggaatgaaattcaaatttcctccaaccaaacaccatgTTATAGTTACTAAAGGATTTGATTCCAATAGTTAGATAACAAAAGTAGGCACCCAGTTGCACCCCACATGGGatggggtgggttcgagcctcaacgGAGACGATATTGGCTCTCTGTGCTTCAtttagttgagaaagtagctatgaacagatactacattataacggagtaaatagtactaaaaaaaaaagtaggaaaataaatatggtaatatatatatcaaaatctaacaaaaatagacaaataaacataataataaatattaaaattcatagTAGAGTGCAAAAGTtcacaaccaaacacaccctgtATATGTTCTATGGAGTTGATTTTTATTCCTTTTCTACAGTCTGCCAATGGTATAGTTTTTCTTGTTGAGGACCATGTACACCTATGAGAGTTTTGAGAGTGACACTGAGACTTGAATAATGTTGCTCACTTCATACCTTCCTGTTATGTTGGATGGCAAAATGATAATATTTCAATCAATGGGTCAAACtttattaagattttaattgttttgttatAGTGAAAAATACTAAATAGCATATTATTCTGTATCTTTTTATATGACTTGTATTAATCTTAATAGCATATATTGAACCTAGAGTGTAAAGGTACACTATATGAAAAAAGAGAAGAGACGTAGTGTATTGataaatgattaaataataAGTGAGATGTCAATCGGCCAATCCAATAATGTTGAGTTAATTAATGTTCTAATAGGAACATAAAATGTGTtggtataatatttatattgataacttttatattttgatttttttttcttatacaaTGATGAgatatttctaaatttaataacATCTTTCCTTTTTAGCTTCAATTCTTTCATTTATGTACAAACTTTGATAACAAAATATTACGTActttaacttattattattattattatgcctgACTTGAGTTATTATAAAATACTTTTcaacttttaataataataatactaataataataataacaataataataatgagaattttatttttatattattattattattattattattattattattactattattattattattgttattattattaaattagtgTACACAAAAGGAACACatgatatttcttttttattttttgtttttgtatattcTTTGTGCaactattttctcattttgtgataaaaattaaaataaaatattcttaatttattttttttcttttaatcatTAAAAAATGTGAAAGATATTATTTGTTGAATCGTCACCCTAACAGAATATGGAGGTCATACTAGAGCTGAGTATtctaagaatattttttttttcttttactcaAATCTCGTTAtagcacaatttttttttatttttcaatttttcacataaaatatacattttattacaagttaatatattatgtctGGCTCTACAAAATTTCTCTACACTAacaatttaaatgaaaaatgttCATTATGTAATCaatcttataaagaaaaaaattagtatttcaaaatattaatgaaaatttgtAACAATAAGAGTTAACAtataacaacaatataattgatgtcttaataatatacacaagaaaaatatataaattcgtGATTTATAACTTCATTGCATAACTCTTTATTTAACTACTTATCGACAACATTAGTAATTCTATTATAAGCATGTCatctttcaattaaaaaatacgTTAAGTTTAACAAACTAATCAATGATTATCAAAATCACATTAAgaatattgaatttattttaatacgAAAATTGTTAGGACATGATTTCAATTTTTGATCATAACTATTTATAACAATACTCatatttactaattactatTACTTCCACCCCAAGctaaaaatactcattttgattatattgaaaataatcaattttaatttatattaattaacttttatatttaaaaattatattaattatttacttattttaattttcacattGGGTATTAGTTTAATCGTGCATgtattataactaatataaagTATAGACATAAATATGTAGTGCAACTATCAACTTGAACTTTTAGTTAACACGGACACATCCTTCAATTTAGTATTAGAGTCAACCCCATGCAAAAAATCATGGGTTCAAATTTTTGCATCACTTGATAACTCTAGTTGGGATGGTGAGTTATAACTTTAGTTTAGTAAAGGTCAATGGTTCAAATCTCATTACTCCCACTAGTAGATTTTTATACTTTTTGgcctttttaaaaatattagtagtgatatttttattttcattctttaaaatataatatgtgcaagcattcttttatattaatagtgatatatataatttataatgtgcaatattttttatttgaatcattttatcaaactaattatttttcatattttgttataaatattttgttataaatttttttgatgtgttttgatttttcgttcatatccaacaatatttatggttatgctttttaaatatgtttttaaaattatctcTTTTGTGTTAATCTTTCGTCCccactgaaaaatattttttgatccACCATTGATTCTTACaactaataattaatcaatatattaatatatataatataactctattatatttttctatccTAAAATCACTGTCATAAAGATTGTCATATCGCGAATTTCACATAATCATAGCTGACTGCCGCTTTATTTTATCGTTAATATCACAAAAACCTTATCCGTTCGTACATAGGTCTTTGATGGGAAGACAAATATAATAGTATTGTCGTTCAACGGTACAGCCATTCTTGAAAATATGTTTAAAGCAGATAAATAAGAATACCTCTGATCTGCACTACTTTTtactattaactttttttttgaaagtattattaacttttttttaaaagatttataattctttataaGATAGTATCTGTTTTATTCCTTATCAGTccgtaaaaatatatttttttctcgtAGTTTGCTGCAATGAGCTTCATAGAGCATTTgatagaaaaatattatgtagactttcgttttcaaatttttgatgTGAACTCTTTTCTGGAGACTTGCATGATGATAATAGCCTATATTTGTTTGTCacatcagaaaataaaaatgaggaaataaaatttgaaagtatacATAATAGAACCCTATCTGGTATGTTTTTCACTTTggttaacttaaaaaaaaaatgatcaaatatatCTACTTATATAAAAgtgaaagtttattattaatacaCTCTGAGTAGTGCCTATAACCCGTAAATTTCTCTCACCACCAAAATAAAAAGTCTTTTTACTTTTAACGAAAGTATAGTttgatatattaatttaaaaagtaaaattagaattttaaactttcaatttcttataattagattttaatattaacatatttaGTGTAATTAAGTTTTAACTTACAGATTAACGACATTTTTTTGAAACTGACATTTATTTGTGTCcagatttattttaaaaaaaaaaacatgtatagTTTTCAAAAGTATAATCTTTTGAATTAAGAGTGAGAGTTTTAATTTAGAAGTTATTCctttaaaatattactttttgatTGATAAGTTTTTACTTTAACTGTATGTGTTGTTATTTGACAagtgtaaattttttaataagtttttactttaaatgtatGTGTTGTTATTTGATAagtgtctattttttttttaaattaaaaagtaatagtttttactttttagacATTTTGATGGGAAAGTgattaattttcatttaaatttgtTATGTGATTTTTCTTGACAAGTATTTCCTTtttgaagagttaattccatttttagtcctagatttataggtaacagtctatttttagtcctttttatcagaacatcttCATTTGGATTTAGTATTATTGctgcatgatcatttttggccctccgtcaagaaaatcattgaaatgccgttaaatacaaggacattttgttcttttttatacaaagtaggttgatctgctatatttttttatgtttattattttttttgaaaaaaaaatcaaaattaaagactaaagtgctcttgtatttgacgaatttaaactattttgttgatggacGACAAAAAATTactatgccacaataatactaggatcaaaagtggatattttgaaaagaaaggactaaggctatgtttggcaaacataGCTGAAAAGCAGCTGAAAGCTGAAAGGCTATAAGCTAGTAACTGAAATCTGAAAAGCTGTTAAGTTAGGCGTTATGCtgaaaaagtgtttggtaaaattagctttttaataAGCTGATTaatataaaaagattaaaaatgatatcttcataaaatttaaataggtttatttacatattataatataaaataatgaaaccaatatattttaatataatataaagtaagaacatatatttgaaaatatataaagtaaaacaaaatatttatagtaatacaaaaattaatgttcaaacacacaattgtcaaattgaaattacaaccaaacatattgcagagaaaatgccaaaaaattttaattgagaaaggtaaaagatgtcatttatttaaaataataaggataaatatgaaaaagaaaattaagaaactactagcttatttttgaaacgctacctaaaGAAGTTTTCCAAAATAATATCTTATTTTAAgatattagcttattttgaaaatataaccaaacagagcttatagcttattagtagcttaaaataagttttaaactcctaaataagctctgccaaacagaatCTAAAATTGACTGTCACCtataattctaaaataaaaaatggaattaactcacttttcaattaaaaagaaatagttGTGTCTTTTAAATTATTACCTTTTCGATCGACTGAAAAATAATGTCttaaattattagatttatagtAAGAATTATTATTTATCAGCTGAAATGAGAGATAATTGTTAGGTAAGAGGTGTGTAGTGTAAGCTTAGTTGATGTGATAAACATTATTGCAAGTGGAAATTCCACTGTTTTCTTCACAGAGAATTTCGTGTAAACTACTCTTTTTAGAGATTGAATTGGCATTTGGCACCTGACGCCTTCTATGCCAAGAAAACAAtattgggaattttttatttttatttttttctttttggtgtcCAGATACACACCCCGCCCCATCAGCTCAAAATTTCAGGGGTCTTTGCATAACAATCTCGACTCTTCAGGAATTTCGCCTGCATTTGTACGCTACAcgataatatttaattcattaCTTTATATAGGGCAAAAATTTTTGTGACGTTTCACGgatctcaatctgtgagacagattgaatctttgattaataatgTCAAAATTATCAAAGATCCGATCAGTCTCACGGATTAAgacctgtgagacggtctcacatcagtgttatcctatatatatatatatacacacacagataCACACACAACACACATATTGGATCAAATGCAGACAGGACTTTCCGTGCATATTGGATCATTggatatgcataaatgcaccacacaatgttaaaaaatgtaCCATAATGAAATGaacaaatgcaccacacctaatggtgcatttccgaacacattgtggtgcatttatgcgtaACTAATGGTAAGTGACCACACGACCGTACGGGAAGTCCTGTCCGCACGGAAACttgaccctatatatatgtcCATATGAGAATCTATACTAACATGTGAACTTGAGAACTAATCTGAACTCTTTATCGATATTAGTGGACAGTGCATGTTATCAATAAAACAATGAACACACGTTGTGCACCGCATTCTGGGTTGACTTTTCCCGTGCGCCATGTTATGAGCCGTTGGATGATGCAATATCAATGATGTGCACAAGTTCTCATATTTACACAATAAAGTAGGTTTTCACCTAAATAAATTTAtcttaattgctttattttattaggtattcaaatttatttatcttATAACGAGTTAATTATGGTTACATATAAATCTATCAAagctaaattatttttatagatTTACATTCTAATATTTGCATTCACCCTAAtatataagaataataaatgtacaatttcattattactttagttttttagttgagataaaacATTAGAACTTTTGTGTATTGCTAgatccataataataataaatatatcgTCTTACTATTCatctaaacttttaattgaaataaaatgtattcatcaattatttgatttatttaatttattattttgttatttatgaCTAAATAACTTTCTTTTACACTCATAATAACACCgatgaatttataaattattaatgaatataaaaattcattttcacGTGAAgtgcaaattaagaaataaaattgaaaataacaaattttctgaaaaaatataaatgatggaTGTTGGTACAAATCTATGGGTGCCGCCCACAGTAATCCATTAATTGGCCATTGTAAGCTACAAAAGTAATAATTCCCTATTCTTTCTCATAAATTATCAACCATAGTGGCATGCCGGCCTGTATGGTTGTAGCGTTTCTTTGCTTAAAGTGCCTTTTGAGCTTGCTAGCTATAGATTGGATAGAATCATTCCAATTCaaggaaagaaattaaaattatctacaaggagatttcaaagaaatttggtagaataatattttttttgagaaaaagatAGATGCTACTAGAACTTTCCgtctataaataaaatgtataaaacTTGTGTGATCCGTGAGATGTGTCTGATCAATatgaaatgtaattatatttatactagaaaatgtaatattaaatcaaaaataaaatatttattactcatATGGAaagatgtaatacttttgaagaaaaacaaaatacttttacatttttcatcaaaaatattacatttttctttataagggcaacattacttataatggaataattttaatgaaaaaaaaatagtaaacttttacatcaaaatataaaaatattacattcgtacccaaaagtattatgtttttccaagtaacaaatattttattcctaatttaatattacatttattagtATAAGAATTATATTTGCACATTAAcatgacccgacccgtctcacagataaggatccgtgagacgatgTTATATTAGTATGGCTCGAaagaaaaaatttcaatttacttTAGTTTTGAAATTAGGTAGAAAATGAAAACTGTTGTGCATCTATTTTAGTTTTGAAACTAATAAGATATTTTATCACAAAACTTAGAACTTGTATATGttgaaaaattagttaaaattggCATCTAAAgtggtaatttaattttgaggCAAAGTTTTGGGTGAAGTTTACTTTCAATTTAGTTCGGGTCATAGTGGATTTGAACTCTTCTAAGTGAGgggtttaatttgataaattatacactcaaaatggataatgagtgaataagaaattaattctcaaagtaTACCCAGTTGAGTTAGAAAAGTAATAGAGTCTGTGGAAGTCATTTTAAGTAGTATTTGTTCCACATTGAAAGAGTATGTGAATTTGTACTAGTATATAAACAATTCAACTTTTTATGGAGTttaaattgtatagcataaGTCAAATAGCTTGTAATTCAATAGCAATATTTTGACACTTCCAAATAGGAGGCCACCAATTCACTGAgttagtttaatttttcttcaaatttataTCCTgattttttctatttctttaatttgaattacAATAACTAACTAAAAGGGCATATATGAAGGGAACTAAAAGACCAGCTGTTCCACCAAGAGAGGTGCCTACAGTCCAGCGAGGGGTTAGCCACTGTGTCCGACGGTGGAGACCCTgggttacacccaaaaaaaatgaagggaattaaaacaaaatcatcataCAAGGGTCACACTTGCATTGCGTGAGACCTCCGTGAGAAGGAACAGATTAGGTCGAGTCAATAtgtaaatttaatacttatactagcaaatgcaaTACGAAATTAGGAAGAgtcatacttgtgtgagaccgtctcacagatctttattcgtgagataGGTCAAGTCAGGTCAAgtcaatatgtaaatgtaatacttatactagcaaatgtaatactaaatcaggaataaaatatttgttacttaattataagggaaaacataatacttttgagagcAAATgtattagttttatattttgatgtaaacgtattactttttttttcatcaagtattatatttttctttataagtaatgttgaacttataaaggaaaatgtaatatttttgatgaaaaatgtaatacttttacattaaaatgtaaaagtattacatttttcatataagtaataaatattttattcctgatttagtattacatttgctagtataagtattacatttcattttgacccgacctgtctcacggatTTTTGTACAAACCTACAATTTAGATTAAaaagaatacaaattttaagaatataACTATCactatttctttatatatatatatatatatatatatatatatatattttgtatgattaatcgTTACTCAAAACgaagaaataaatatataatggatGGTCCTCAACATATTCATATACATTCTCATGTATAATGGTGATCGTTCAACTTGTAcaaccaaaaaatatttttaaaaaatacaaataaaagttGTTTAAACAGGATGGATGGTCGTGCATGCACACACAATACATACGTTACATTACgggaataaaaatatattccacCAAGTTTCAACAATGCAATTTGGATTATTACAAAGCCAAGAGAGAATATACCATCTTAAACACTattaaaactaatctaaaacgTGGTCTATCTAAGTTGAATTCCATATCATCTCAGAGAAAAATGggaccaaaaaataaaaaaaggaaaaaattaattagctgTACTTAGTGACTCTATCAAGGCACATTTGCTTTAAAAATGTGTATAGAGAATTTGTACTCCTCCCATTAAGTGAGAATATTCTTAGGAATTCCTATAATATTCTTTCTCCTTATCTGTATCGTCttatattattcaaatacaGTGAATTATAAATCAGAATACGTGTCAGgataatacataaataatacacTAAGGTACACTAAGTTTCATATTACAAAAACAATATAACATATTGACCAAAATTTCTGCACTAAAACTTGTTTAATAAGGTAACCGCATAGTACTAAAATGGCTGTGTTAGGTTTTCTTAGTTAGATCCATTTTATTGTAGTTTTATGGAGCTCCAAGAGACATTTGACTCTTTTATGCACTGAAGGGTCATATTAAAACCAATAAGTCTATCTTTGTCCGGTTTAGGTGATTAAATTAATGCTATAATATTCATGGCATGTCCAATGCTGCTAGCTTAAACAACTTTCAAAACtaagaaaataatcattattatcatcataTCATACCATAAAAATACATTATCATCTAAGGCTGCACattgttctttaattttttatagggTATAACATGATTATAGAGAATCACATGATCTAAAATAACAAGGTCAAGCCTAGTTTGGTTAAGTTTTTCGCTTAACCCAATTTACACCCcaaaaaaatatgatatattgtttttctaatggaaaaagtaaaactagataaaaaaaattactacatattaaattttttgactTACTAATTGAAATTGACAgaaacttaaaataaaataaataaaatccagTAAGAATATCCTTACTCCATCCCATTTTGTCTATTTTCAGTTTTCAAAAGTCAATGCCATAAAAGTTTAGGtgaacttattttaaattttaattgtctatgttaaaatataatacattagaTCTAGTATTAAAAATagagaaacaaaataaaattattagaaggttcaaaacattttttttttcaagaaactcTAAAGTTGTTTTCTTAATAAATTGCAAAATCAATATgaattaatgaataaaatataCTCCAAAAAATGAGTTTACA
It includes:
- the LOC116032959 gene encoding transcription factor HHO3-like — protein: MLINFPEDNKTQRCRDYIQALEEERRKIQVFRRELPLCLDLVTQAIESYKQQLSGTTTEYNLNGQSECSEQTTSAAPVLEQFIPMKSAQEDDEEDYEEQSHKSDNDNDDDHGDYVNNNSEKSDWLRSVQLWNQFPDPTPNKEESPAPEEVKRNGSGGAFQPFKKEKSGAAAAAQPPTAASSTAETGRSQKEDKESQSQRKQRRCWSPELHRRFLQALQQLGGSHAATPKQIRELMKVDGLTNDEVKSHLQKYRLHTRRPSPSNRNNGIQQQAAPQFVVVGGIWVPPAEYAAMAAAPAPAASKEATTSNGIYAPVASLPHSSAFQDPSASNRRSCGSHERGSQSNSPATSSSTHTTTASPPY